In a single window of the Delftia tsuruhatensis genome:
- a CDS encoding 2-hydroxyacid dehydrogenase, translated as MASKPRILIARAIPPEVVRTLEQHFEVESNQDDVVWSPQELAMHLQDKDGVLTTGSQSIDAALLAACPRLRIVANMAVGYNNFDVPAMTAAGVQGTNAPDVLTETTADFGFALLMATARRVTESEHYLRAGRWNSWRYDLFAGAEVHGSTLGIIGMGRIGQGIARRGAHGFGMKVVYHNRSRLSPGLEAECKASYVGKDELLAMADHVVLVLPYTQENHHTIGAAEIAKMKPTATLINIARGGIVDDAALARALRDRTIAAAGLDVFEGEPSVHPDLLTVPNVVLTPHIASATMGTRSAMARLAADNLIDFLSGKGPRTPVNQPEAMAAAARA; from the coding sequence ATGGCAAGCAAGCCCCGCATCCTGATCGCCCGCGCCATTCCGCCCGAAGTGGTGCGCACGCTGGAGCAGCATTTCGAGGTCGAGTCCAACCAGGACGATGTGGTCTGGAGCCCGCAGGAGCTGGCCATGCACCTGCAGGACAAGGACGGCGTGCTCACCACCGGCTCGCAGTCCATCGATGCCGCGCTGCTGGCCGCCTGCCCGCGCCTGAGGATCGTGGCCAACATGGCCGTGGGCTACAACAACTTCGACGTGCCCGCGATGACGGCAGCGGGCGTGCAGGGCACGAACGCGCCCGACGTGCTGACCGAGACCACGGCCGACTTCGGCTTCGCGCTGCTGATGGCCACGGCGCGCCGCGTGACCGAGAGCGAGCACTACCTGCGTGCCGGCCGGTGGAACTCCTGGCGCTACGACCTGTTCGCCGGCGCGGAGGTGCATGGCAGCACGCTGGGCATCATCGGCATGGGCCGCATCGGGCAGGGCATCGCCAGGCGCGGCGCGCATGGCTTCGGCATGAAGGTCGTCTATCACAACCGCTCGCGCCTGTCGCCCGGGCTGGAGGCCGAATGCAAGGCCAGCTACGTGGGCAAGGACGAGCTGCTGGCCATGGCCGACCACGTGGTGCTGGTGCTTCCCTACACCCAGGAAAACCACCACACCATCGGCGCGGCCGAGATCGCGAAGATGAAGCCCACGGCCACGCTGATCAACATCGCTCGCGGGGGCATCGTCGATGATGCGGCGCTGGCCAGGGCGCTGCGCGACAGGACCATCGCCGCCGCCGGCCTGGATGTGTTCGAGGGCGAGCCCTCGGTCCATCCGGACCTGCTGACCGTGCCGAATGTGGTGCTCACGCCGCACATCGCCAGCGCCACCATGGGCACGCGCAGTGCCATGGCCCGGCTGGCGGCCGACAACCTGATCGATTTCCTGTCCGGCAAGGGGCCGCGCACACCCGTCAACCAGCCCGAGGCGATGGCGGCCGCAGCCCGGGCCTGA
- the rmuC gene encoding DNA recombination protein RmuC: MQISGLWWAAWAVLLLGQATVLWLLFRRSAQHGDEAQAQHLQQVLQMLDLRLQQLERGTQATQMAVAKSDGGLDRVSQQLQAHLAQAQLDAQAARREQGEALAAFRMELGRLTARLAADSAQAREAQGESTQRFNAHVQERFEALAQSTRGTLDSLKTDIQQQLGALAQSSQIHAEQLRGTLNERLATIQTDNAARLEEMRRTVDEKLHATLEQRLGESFKLVSDRLEQVHKGLGEMQTLAGSVGDLKRVMTNVKTRGTWGELQLGAIIENVLTPEQYARNVKTVPGSEEMVEFAIRLPGRSDEAPVWLPIDAKYPVEPYQRLLDAQDAADKAAILSAGNAFEASIKLEARKIHGKYVSPPHTTDFAVLYLPTEGLFAEVMRRPGLVEAVQNGCRVMVTGPANLAAMLSSLQMGFKTLAIEKRSSEVWAVLGQVKTEFAKFGEVVDATRKSIDAAAKRFEQVGVRTRAIQRRLRDVQELPSPGPEASPPGLSDGTGAGAPAGSEQD, encoded by the coding sequence ATGCAGATATCCGGACTGTGGTGGGCGGCATGGGCCGTGCTGCTGCTGGGGCAGGCGACCGTGCTGTGGCTGCTGTTCAGGCGCTCGGCGCAGCATGGCGACGAAGCGCAGGCCCAGCACCTGCAGCAGGTCTTGCAGATGCTTGATCTGCGATTGCAGCAGCTCGAACGCGGCACCCAGGCCACGCAGATGGCGGTGGCCAAGAGCGACGGCGGGCTGGACCGCGTGTCGCAGCAATTGCAGGCCCATCTGGCCCAGGCACAGCTGGATGCACAGGCGGCGCGGCGCGAGCAGGGCGAGGCGCTGGCGGCCTTTCGCATGGAGCTGGGGCGGCTCACGGCGCGCCTGGCCGCCGACAGTGCCCAGGCGCGCGAGGCCCAGGGCGAGAGCACGCAGCGCTTCAATGCCCATGTGCAGGAGCGCTTCGAGGCCCTGGCCCAGTCCACGCGCGGCACACTGGATTCGCTCAAGACCGACATACAGCAGCAGCTGGGCGCGCTGGCGCAATCCAGCCAGATCCACGCCGAGCAACTGCGCGGCACGCTCAATGAACGCCTGGCCACCATCCAGACGGACAATGCGGCCCGGCTGGAGGAGATGCGCCGCACGGTGGACGAGAAGCTGCACGCCACGCTGGAGCAGCGTCTGGGTGAGTCGTTCAAGCTGGTCAGCGACCGGCTGGAGCAGGTGCACAAGGGCCTGGGCGAGATGCAGACGCTGGCAGGCAGCGTGGGCGACCTCAAGCGCGTGATGACCAATGTGAAGACGCGCGGCACCTGGGGCGAGCTGCAACTGGGCGCGATCATCGAGAACGTGCTCACGCCTGAGCAGTACGCGCGCAATGTCAAGACCGTGCCGGGCAGCGAGGAGATGGTGGAGTTCGCCATCCGCCTGCCGGGGCGCAGCGACGAAGCGCCGGTCTGGCTGCCCATCGATGCCAAGTACCCGGTCGAGCCGTACCAGCGCCTGCTCGACGCCCAGGATGCGGCTGACAAGGCGGCCATCCTGTCGGCCGGCAATGCCTTCGAGGCCTCGATCAAGCTGGAGGCGCGCAAGATCCACGGCAAGTATGTGAGCCCGCCGCACACCACGGACTTTGCCGTGCTGTACCTGCCCACCGAAGGCCTGTTCGCCGAGGTCATGCGTCGCCCCGGCCTGGTCGAGGCCGTGCAGAACGGCTGCCGTGTGATGGTCACGGGACCGGCCAATCTCGCGGCCATGCTCAGCAGCCTGCAGATGGGCTTCAAGACGCTGGCCATCGAAAAGCGCTCGTCCGAAGTCTGGGCGGTGCTGGGTCAGGTCAAGACCGAGTTCGCCAAGTTCGGCGAGGTGGTCGATGCCACGCGCAAATCCATAGACGCCGCAGCCAAGCGCTTCGAGCAGGTGGGTGTGCGCACGCGGGCCATCCAGCGCCGGCTGCGCGACGTGCAGGAGCTGCCGTCCCCGGGTCCGGAGGCATCGCCACCGGGACTGTCGGACGGTACGGGGGCAGGTGCGCCAGCAGGATCGGAGCAGGACTGA
- a CDS encoding MFS transporter, with translation MNLALFKVIMAQVSVHATMAGMRLAAPLLALQQGYSAAAVGLLLALFALTQVFLALPAGRFADKHGFRKPFFLSMLAASGGCALALAFPLYPVLCLAALLTGGASGAVVIAVQRHAGRVTHDAVALKKVFSWLAIGPAISNFIGPFTTGLLIDHANFAGEGSTMGYRVAFALLALVPVLAWSWVRHTQELPPVRAPVGGPRQHAWDLLRERNFRNLLLVNWLQSACWDVHTFVLPLLGHEKGLSASVIGTLLGIFAVAAAAIRLAMPLVAERLREGAVIAGAMAVTAVVFGLYPFMDSALTMGMCSVMLGFSLGSVQPMVMSMLHQITPEHRHGEALGLRLMAINASSVAMPVLFGSAGALIGVSALFWIVGAGVASGIRTAWFMGLAPRAPK, from the coding sequence ATGAATCTGGCGCTGTTCAAGGTCATCATGGCCCAGGTCAGCGTGCATGCCACCATGGCCGGCATGCGCCTGGCCGCACCCCTGCTGGCGCTGCAGCAGGGCTACAGCGCGGCGGCCGTGGGCCTCTTGCTTGCGCTGTTCGCGCTGACCCAGGTGTTCCTGGCGCTGCCGGCGGGTCGCTTTGCCGACAAGCACGGTTTTCGCAAGCCGTTTTTCCTGTCCATGCTGGCCGCCAGCGGCGGCTGTGCGCTGGCCCTGGCCTTTCCGCTGTATCCCGTTCTGTGCCTGGCGGCGCTGCTGACGGGCGGTGCCAGCGGTGCGGTGGTGATCGCCGTGCAGCGCCATGCGGGTCGCGTCACCCACGACGCCGTGGCGCTCAAGAAGGTGTTCAGCTGGCTGGCCATCGGCCCAGCGATCTCCAACTTCATCGGCCCTTTCACGACGGGGTTGCTGATCGATCATGCGAACTTCGCGGGCGAGGGCAGCACCATGGGCTACCGCGTTGCCTTCGCGCTGCTGGCGCTGGTGCCGGTGCTGGCCTGGAGCTGGGTGCGCCACACGCAGGAGCTGCCACCGGTACGCGCGCCCGTCGGCGGGCCCAGGCAGCATGCCTGGGATCTGCTGCGCGAGCGCAACTTCCGCAATCTGCTGCTGGTCAACTGGCTGCAGTCGGCGTGCTGGGATGTGCATACCTTCGTGCTGCCGCTGCTGGGCCATGAGAAGGGGCTGAGCGCCTCGGTCATCGGTACGCTGCTGGGCATCTTCGCCGTGGCGGCGGCCGCCATCCGGCTGGCCATGCCGCTGGTGGCCGAGCGCCTGCGGGAGGGGGCCGTGATTGCGGGCGCCATGGCGGTGACGGCGGTCGTCTTCGGGCTGTATCCCTTCATGGATTCCGCCCTGACCATGGGCATGTGCTCGGTCATGCTGGGCTTTTCGCTGGGCTCGGTGCAGCCCATGGTCATGAGCATGCTGCACCAGATCACGCCCGAGCACCGCCATGGCGAGGCCCTGGGCCTGCGCCTCATGGCGATCAACGCCTCCAGCGTGGCCATGCCCGTGCTGTTCGGCTCGGCCGGGGCGTTGATCGGGGTCTCGGCGCTGTTCTGGATCGTGGGGGCGGGCGTCGCATCGGGCATCCGCACCGCCTGGTTCATGGGGCTGGCACCGCGCGCCCCAAAGTAG
- a CDS encoding TIGR00730 family Rossman fold protein: MQISSPLTDTDLANGWSALHNQAHNGMALQQNSNRLAFADPEFMFRRETRGIRMQLELLKPDLAQIERGIENTVVVYGSARFVDMEQAEQQLADAQGSGDAQRIALAERAVRNAHRYEQARTFTRLVAADSLNQPPEERLYICTGGGPGIMEAANRGAHDVGAPSIGLNIELPHEQNGNRFISPDLSFKFHYFALRKMHFMMRAKALVAFPGGFGTLDELFEVLTLVQTGKTHSVPVILFGTDFWKRLLNVDLLIEEGTISPKDLQLFRYTDDPAEAWALIKQFHNGGW; the protein is encoded by the coding sequence ATGCAAATCTCTTCCCCCCTGACCGATACCGATCTGGCCAATGGCTGGTCAGCCCTTCACAATCAGGCGCACAACGGCATGGCCTTGCAGCAGAACTCCAATCGCCTCGCCTTCGCGGACCCGGAATTCATGTTCCGCCGCGAAACCCGGGGCATCCGCATGCAGCTGGAGTTGCTCAAGCCCGATCTGGCCCAGATCGAGCGCGGCATAGAGAACACGGTGGTGGTCTATGGCAGCGCACGCTTCGTGGACATGGAACAGGCCGAGCAGCAACTGGCCGACGCCCAGGGCAGTGGCGATGCACAGCGCATCGCGCTGGCCGAGCGCGCCGTGCGCAACGCCCACCGCTACGAGCAGGCGCGCACCTTCACGCGCCTGGTGGCCGCCGACAGCCTGAACCAGCCGCCCGAAGAGCGCCTGTACATCTGCACCGGCGGTGGCCCCGGCATCATGGAAGCAGCCAACCGTGGCGCCCATGACGTGGGTGCGCCCAGCATCGGCCTGAACATCGAGTTGCCGCACGAGCAAAACGGCAACCGATTCATCTCGCCGGACCTGAGCTTCAAGTTCCACTACTTCGCCCTGCGCAAGATGCATTTCATGATGCGGGCCAAGGCGCTGGTGGCCTTCCCTGGCGGCTTCGGCACGCTGGACGAGCTGTTCGAGGTGCTGACCCTGGTGCAGACGGGCAAGACCCATTCCGTGCCCGTGATCCTGTTCGGCACGGATTTCTGGAAACGCCTGCTCAATGTCGATCTGTTGATCGAGGAAGGCACGATCTCGCCCAAGGATCTGCAACTGTTCCGCTACACGGATGACCCGGCCGAGGCCTGGGCACTCATCAAGCAATTCCACAACGGCGGCTGGTAA
- a CDS encoding monovalent cation/H(+) antiporter subunit G yields MTPETTLPLWCQILVAALALGGAIIAFLGSMGLWRLGSYFERVHAPSIIATMGCWLIMHATWIYFSVSGHSLAVHALLIAVFIAVTVPITTIFLMRAALFRARRAGQDVPPPLSGVVRNEPVDHTEA; encoded by the coding sequence ATGACGCCGGAGACCACTCTGCCGCTGTGGTGCCAGATCCTGGTCGCCGCACTCGCACTGGGCGGCGCCATCATCGCCTTCCTGGGCTCCATGGGGCTGTGGCGGCTGGGCAGCTATTTCGAGCGCGTTCATGCCCCCTCCATCATTGCCACCATGGGCTGCTGGCTGATCATGCATGCCACCTGGATCTACTTTTCCGTGAGCGGACACAGCCTGGCCGTGCATGCGCTGCTCATCGCCGTGTTCATTGCCGTGACCGTCCCTATCACCACCATCTTCCTGATGCGGGCGGCCCTGTTCCGTGCCCGCCGTGCAGGCCAGGATGTGCCTCCGCCGCTGAGCGGCGTCGTGCGCAACGAACCTGTGGACCATACGGAAGCCTGA
- a CDS encoding K+/H+ antiporter subunit F translates to MMPWFHWILMLALCLLVAAMGCAVLRLLKGPHAQDRVLALDCMYLNGMLAMLLMGIIYDSTSYFEAALLIALFGCVGSTAMAKFLLRGEVIE, encoded by the coding sequence ATGATGCCCTGGTTCCACTGGATCTTGATGCTCGCGCTGTGCCTGCTGGTCGCCGCCATGGGCTGCGCCGTGCTGCGCCTGCTCAAGGGGCCGCACGCCCAGGACCGCGTACTGGCGCTGGACTGCATGTACCTCAACGGCATGCTGGCCATGCTGTTGATGGGCATCATCTACGACAGCACCAGCTACTTCGAGGCAGCCCTGCTGATTGCGCTGTTCGGCTGCGTGGGCTCCACGGCCATGGCCAAGTTCCTGCTGCGTGGCGAGGTGATCGAATGA
- a CDS encoding Na+/H+ antiporter subunit E: MMKSLLPAPLLSVALFLLWLLLNRSFSSGQVLLGALLGLLLPLLLRGLRPLPVRVRHPLTILRLALHVVWDTSVSNFNVVRFLMLPAHRKHPAGFVRIPLELRDPNGLAVLAMIVCITPGTSWAEISRDRSMLMLHVLEVGDPEEVIEHVKRRYERPLMEIFE, encoded by the coding sequence ATGATGAAAAGCCTGCTGCCCGCGCCGCTGCTGTCGGTGGCGCTGTTCCTGCTGTGGCTGCTGCTCAACCGCTCGTTCAGCAGCGGGCAGGTGCTGCTGGGCGCATTGCTGGGCCTGCTGCTGCCGCTGCTGCTGCGCGGGCTGCGCCCGTTGCCCGTCCGTGTGCGCCATCCGCTGACCATCCTGCGCCTGGCGCTGCACGTGGTCTGGGACACCTCGGTGTCCAACTTCAACGTCGTGCGCTTCCTGATGCTTCCGGCCCACCGCAAGCATCCTGCGGGCTTCGTGCGCATTCCGCTGGAGCTGCGCGACCCCAACGGCCTGGCCGTGCTGGCCATGATCGTCTGCATCACCCCGGGCACATCCTGGGCCGAGATATCGCGCGACCGCTCGATGCTGATGCTGCACGTGCTCGAAGTCGGTGATCCCGAGGAAGTGATCGAGCATGTCAAGCGGCGCTACGAGCGCCCCCTGATGGAGATTTTCGAATGA
- a CDS encoding monovalent cation/H+ antiporter subunit D — MNELTALLMPHLMLAPIVLPMLSAALMLLLREERQRMKFALGLVSTLLGLCVAVMLMLWTDQAGAPVNLGVYMPGNWPMPFGISLALDRLTGMMLVLTYTVALASLIFSSARWHRAGMHFHSLFQFQLMGLSGAFLTADLFNLFVFFEIMLAASYGLVLHGSGRTRIQAGLHYIAINLAASSLFLIGVSMLYGLTGTLNMADLARAIPQVGSADRGLLHSAAAILGTAFLIKAAMWPLNFWLVPAYSAATAPVGAVFALMTKVGVYVVLRLWTLLFSSEAGASALFGSTWLIVGGMLTMAFGGLGMLGSQRLTHIAGFAAILSSGTLLAASGFGQNALTAGLLYYLPSSTMAVSALFLIADVVDRWRVDDDAGEPYEDDEAPFLNAELLPTEGFNLDESEEVLIGRAIPAAAAFIGLSFMLATLVVTGLPPLSGFVGKFAMLSALLNPLGLGNSSGFQAGWAGWALVALMIGTGLLALLALVRAGIRHFWASEEQNSPSLRVAEGLPIAVLLACCVALTVRGGELMGYTQRAADALLAPDVYVRSVMGTQPEPNPAEKKARQEAGPEGAARAAAQASGAPMPAGIGDAATPAGKEDVR, encoded by the coding sequence ATGAACGAGCTGACCGCCCTGCTCATGCCGCATTTGATGCTGGCCCCCATCGTGCTGCCCATGCTGTCGGCGGCACTGATGCTGCTTCTGCGCGAGGAACGCCAGCGCATGAAGTTCGCGCTCGGACTGGTGTCCACGCTGCTGGGACTGTGCGTGGCCGTGATGCTGATGCTGTGGACCGACCAGGCCGGCGCGCCCGTCAACCTGGGCGTCTACATGCCCGGCAACTGGCCCATGCCCTTCGGCATCTCCCTGGCGCTGGACCGGTTGACCGGCATGATGCTGGTGCTCACCTACACCGTGGCCCTGGCCTCCCTCATCTTCTCCAGTGCACGCTGGCACAGGGCGGGGATGCACTTTCACTCGCTGTTCCAGTTCCAGCTGATGGGGCTGAGCGGCGCCTTCCTCACGGCGGACCTGTTCAACCTGTTCGTCTTCTTCGAGATCATGCTGGCCGCCTCCTATGGCCTGGTGCTGCACGGCTCCGGACGCACCCGCATCCAGGCGGGCCTGCACTACATCGCCATCAACCTGGCGGCTTCCTCGCTGTTCCTGATCGGCGTGTCCATGCTCTATGGCCTGACCGGCACCTTGAACATGGCCGACCTGGCGCGTGCGATCCCCCAGGTCGGCAGCGCCGACCGCGGGCTGCTGCATTCGGCCGCGGCCATCCTGGGCACGGCCTTTCTGATCAAGGCCGCCATGTGGCCGCTGAACTTCTGGCTGGTGCCGGCCTACAGCGCGGCCACGGCGCCCGTGGGCGCGGTATTCGCGCTCATGACCAAGGTGGGCGTATACGTGGTGCTGCGGCTGTGGACGCTGCTGTTCAGCTCGGAAGCCGGCGCATCGGCCCTGTTCGGCAGCACCTGGCTGATCGTCGGCGGCATGCTGACCATGGCGTTCGGGGGCCTGGGCATGCTGGGATCGCAACGCCTGACCCATATCGCCGGTTTCGCTGCCATCCTGTCGTCGGGTACGCTGCTGGCGGCCTCGGGCTTCGGACAGAACGCATTGACCGCCGGCCTGCTGTACTACCTGCCCAGTTCCACCATGGCGGTGAGCGCGCTGTTCCTCATCGCCGATGTGGTGGACCGCTGGCGCGTGGACGACGATGCGGGCGAGCCCTACGAGGACGACGAAGCCCCCTTCCTGAATGCGGAGCTGCTGCCCACCGAAGGTTTCAACCTTGACGAATCCGAGGAAGTGCTGATCGGCCGCGCCATTCCCGCCGCAGCCGCCTTCATCGGCCTGAGCTTCATGCTGGCCACGCTGGTGGTCACCGGCCTGCCGCCGCTGTCGGGCTTCGTGGGCAAGTTCGCCATGCTCTCGGCATTGCTCAACCCGCTGGGACTGGGCAACTCCAGCGGCTTCCAGGCCGGCTGGGCCGGCTGGGCACTGGTGGCGCTGATGATAGGCACCGGCCTGCTGGCCCTGCTGGCACTGGTGCGCGCCGGCATACGGCATTTCTGGGCCAGCGAGGAACAGAACTCGCCTTCGCTGCGCGTGGCCGAAGGGCTGCCCATCGCCGTGCTGCTGGCCTGTTGCGTGGCGCTCACGGTGCGCGGTGGCGAGCTGATGGGCTACACGCAGCGCGCGGCCGACGCACTGTTGGCGCCCGATGTCTATGTGCGCTCGGTCATGGGCACCCAGCCCGAGCCAAACCCCGCGGAAAAGAAGGCCCGCCAGGAAGCCGGCCCCGAAGGCGCCGCGCGCGCCGCGGCACAGGCCAGCGGAGCGCCGATGCCCGCGGGCATCGGCGATGCGGCCACCCCGGCCGGCAAGGAGGATGTCCGATGA
- a CDS encoding Na+/H+ antiporter subunit C, translated as MEIVLAVAIGVLTGSGVWLLLRPRTYQVIMGLALLSYAVNLFIFSMGRQGLAIDKEPVLRAGVPQDLAHYADPMPQALVLTAIVIGFAMTALFLVVLLASRGTTATDHVDGAHSRTEQEMP; from the coding sequence ATGGAAATCGTGCTTGCCGTCGCCATCGGCGTGCTGACCGGCTCCGGCGTCTGGCTGCTGCTGCGCCCACGCACCTACCAGGTCATCATGGGGCTGGCCCTGCTGTCCTATGCGGTCAACCTGTTCATCTTCAGCATGGGCCGCCAGGGGCTGGCCATCGACAAGGAGCCCGTGCTGCGCGCAGGCGTCCCCCAGGATCTGGCCCACTACGCCGATCCCATGCCCCAGGCACTGGTGCTCACGGCCATCGTGATCGGCTTTGCCATGACGGCGCTGTTCCTGGTCGTGCTGCTGGCCTCTCGCGGCACTACCGCCACCGACCACGTGGACGGAGCCCATTCGCGCACCGAGCAGGAGATGCCATGA